The Sphingobacteriales bacterium nucleotide sequence CACAGAATTTTTATTAGGCAATAAATTTTTAAAATATATTTTATGTTGTTCTTCTGTTTTTCTAATAATCTTATCCATTGTCTGGATTACCTTTATCGGATATTTACCTACTGATGTTTCTGCACTCAGCATCATAGCATCTGCGCCATCAAAAACACCATTTGCCACATCTGTAATTTCTGCTCTAGTTGGTCTTGGCATTTCTATCATAGATTCCATCACTTGCGTAGCAATAATTACTGGCTTTGCATGGTATATACATTTTTCTATTATATTTTTTTGTATAATAGGCATTTCTTCCATAGGTACTTCTACAGCCAAATCGCCTCTAGCTATCATTACGGCATCACTTGCTATAATAATATTGTCCAAATCTTTTATTGCCTCAGGTTTTTCAATTTTAGCAATAATTTTTGCTGTAGATTGTCTATCATTTAAGTATGTCTTTAGTTCTGTAATGTCTGATGCTTTTCTAACAAAAGATAAGGCAATCCAATCTATTTGATGTTGTAAAATAAAGGCAACATCTTCCATGTCTTTTTCAGTCAAACTTGGAATAGATATTTTTGTATCTGGAAGATTAAATCCTTTTTTGGATGATAAAATGCCACCAAATACTACTGTACATTCTATTGTTTTCGCATTTAGTATTTTGGTAACTTTTAGTTCTATTTTTCCATCATCAATCAAAATAGATTCGCCAACTTTTATATCATTGCTTAGGTTTTCATAAGTTACACTAATGATGTCTTTATTGCCAATTACATCTTCAGAACTTACTTTTATAGTATCATTTTCGTTTAATGTTATTCCATTATTTTCAATAACACCAATTCTTAATTTTGGACCTTGTAAATCTGCTAAAATTCCTATATTTAGTTGTAGTTTTTTATTTAGTGCGTGTATATTTTGTATAACAGCCAAATGCTGTTTGTGATTTCCATGAGAGAAATTTAATCTAAATACATTTACGCCTGCATGCATTAAAGCTTCTAAGTTATCAATATCACTACATGCTGGGCCAACTGTGGCAACGATTTTTGTCTTTCTACTTTTGTTTATCATTAAAATGTCTCATTAAAAGATTGTATTTGGTTTTTATATTTTCTATGTCTATTTCAAAGATAGACTGAATTCCTTTAATTTGCTTGAGTACTTGCGTTATTTCATCTTTATTAAAATAATCTTCTTCGCCTTGGAATAAAAAAATGTAATCAAAGTTTTTCATTTCAGGAATAAGAATATTACCATCATGTTTGTTTTTTATAATTTCAATTGTATAAAAGTCTAACTCATTAACATACTTATATGCATTAAAGTTGATGTATCTTTTTTCTTTCTGTTGATAAAATGCAATATCATCTACTCTTTTGAGTTTCCAATCTAAAATTTTATTGAGCAACCAACATAGTCTATAATCTTCTAATGGACTATTGATGCCCCAAATATTAAAATTGAAGGAGATAGAATCAATGATATTTTTATTCTTCTTAATCACTTACTAGTTGTTCTTCAGATGTAGAATAATGGTATAAAATTTCATCCAAAACTTCAAAAATTGCTTCTTTTTGTTGCAATGTTACCAACTGAGTTCTATATGGTTTAATGTGTTGCAAGCCTTTTAGGTAATTACTATAATGTTGTCTCATCTCTAAAATACCTAAGGTTTCACCTTTCCATTCAATAGATTTCTCTAAATGTGTTTTAATGACATTAATACGCTCATCTATTTGTGGTGTTGCAATAATATTTTTATTAAATATGAATTCTTTTATTTGATTAAATATCCATGGTGCGCCAATGGCAGCTCTTCCAATCATAATTCCATCTACGCCATATTTATTTTTATAGTCTAATGCTTTTTGTGGAGAATCGATATCACCATTTCCAAAAATAGGAATATGCATTCTCGGATTGTTTTTTACTGCGCCAATTAATGTCCAATCTGCTTCGCCTTTGTACATTTGTTTTCTGGTTCTGCCATGTATGCTTAGTGCTTTTATGCCTATGTCTTGTAGTCTTTCTGCAACTTCTACAATGTTTTTAGAATTATCGTCCCAGCCTAATCTTGTTTTTACAGTTACAGGCAAGTTAGTTGTTTTTACTACTTGCTCTGTGAGTCTAATCATTTTGGGTATATCTTGCAAAATACCTGCACCAGCCATTTTACATACTACTTTATTCACAGGACAACCATAATTAATATCTATTAAGTCTGGTTGTACTTCTTCTATTATTCTAGCAGATTGTACCATAGCATCTTCTTCGCCACCAAACATCTGAATGCCAATTGGCTTTTCGTAATCAAAAATGTCTAATTTCTGAATACTTTTCTTTGCATGTCTAATTAATCCTTCTGAAGAAATGAACTCTGTGTACATCAAATCAGCACCATATTGCTTACAAACATATCTGAATGGCGGATCACTCACATCTTCCATTGGTGCCAAAATAATTGGAAATTCTCCAAGTTCTATGTTGTCAATTTTTACCATCAATACTAGACCAAAGATAATAAATTCTGTGTTCTAAAAATTTTACAAAAAGTTTTAATTGATATATAAATTTGTATTTTACAACCAAAAAGCATAAAAATGCATACAGGAAAAAGATTTTCGCCTTTAGTATTTTTTAAATGGTCACTTCAGGATACTATAGTATTAATATTAATTGCTACAATACCTACCATATTATATTATTTTGGACAAACCTATGTTGCTCTACCATGGCAACCTATAGCACTATTAGGTACAGCACTTTCTTTTATAGTTGGTTTTAAAAATAATGCAAGCTATGGAAGAGTTTGGGAAGCTAGACAAATATATGGTGGAATAATAAATGATAGTAGGAGCTTTGGATATACACTACGTGATTCATTAGGTAAGAACAATATTAATACAACAAAAGAAATGTTTTATCGTCATTTTGCATGGCTAACAGCATTGCGTTTCCAATTGAGAGAGCAAAGAAGTTGGGAAAATACAAATAATAAAAGAAGCAACAGAAAATACATGGAGAAAACCTACAAAGTACCAGAATGGGAAAGTAATATAGAAGTAGAATTAAGAAAATATCTAGATGTAGAGCAACTAAAGTATATATTATCGAAAAAAAATAGAGCAACTCAATTAATAGCATTACAATCTAAAAACATTGCAAAATTGAAAAACGATGGAATAATTAATGATTTTCAATGGTCAGAATTGCAAAATAGTATTACTAAACTAATAGACGACCAAGGCAAGGCGGAACGTATCAAGAACTTTCCTTATCCAAGAAACTTTGCATCTATCGCCACCTATCTTATGTTTGTATTTGTAATCTTATTGCCATTCGGACTAATTGATGCATTTAACAAAATTGGCGAAGGTACATTTCTAGAAGGATATACTATTTGGCTGAATATTCCAATTTCTGCTATTGTAACATGGTGCTTTCATACACTTGATACAATAGGCGAAAGTTCTGTTAATCCATTTGAAGGTGGCGCAAATGATATTCCAATTACACAAATTAGTAGAATGATAGAAATAGATATGAGAGACATGCTAGATGAAATTAACTTGCCAGCACCGATTGTGCCTATGAATGAAATTTTATTATAAAAACTAAAACTTATCTGTTATAAAAAGATGGAAGAAATAAAAAAAATTGCAGAATATTCAGGAAACTACATAACATGTGGCACTATTATAATTGTAACATTTATTATCGCATTCATAATAAAAAAATATATGAATGAGAAAGTAGTTGAAAAAGCAACAAGGCACCAAATTGATGCAACAAGTTTTGTGTTCTTAAATCACTTAATTATATCTATAGTTTATTTTCTTGGCTTTGGTTGGGCATTGTTGCTATTGCCAATTACACACACGTTTGCACATTCACTATTTGCTGGCGCAGGTGCATCTACGCTAATTCTTGGATTTGCATCACAAAATTTATTTACTAATCTTATAAGTGGCGTATTTTTAGTTATCAATCGTCCATTTAAAATTGGCGACAATGTGGAATTTCAAGGAATTACAGGCAAAGTAGTAGAAATTAATCTTAATGCAGCTATTATTGAAGATAAAGACGGAAATAGAAATATTATTCCAAGTTCATTAATTATAAATGATAAAATAAAAATTATAAAAAATGCTTAAAAGTCAAAAATTAGAAATCATCAGAAAGTGGTATCCACATGCAATTACAACATTAGATAGCGTAAATAGGATAATAGATTTTTTTGAAGAAGAATTAAAAATAGAATCGAAAAGTGTAATGCTTGCAGATAGTATTTGTAGCGATGATGTAAATAGCATACAATATCCAGCAAGAGCCTTAGATTTCTTAGGTCCTTTCAAAATGGGCGGATTAGATGGTTACCCTTTTACTGGATTAACAGGAATGGGTGCTTTTGCTAGTCATGTTCCAGATGATGGTGCTGTTTTTATATATTATGGACCACATATTGGTATTACAAAAACAGGCGAATTAGGAGAAATACATAGAATAGGACAACACAAAAATAGTGGATGCTGTGGTGCAGCAAAAGGCGCATTAAGTAAATTACTCAATAATGAAATAATAGAAGGTAATATAACAGAAATAGACTATCAGATGAATACGATTGAGCAAATTTTATTTGCACAGAAAGATAGAATAATTAATGCAAAAACACCATATTTGAAGCAACAGAAGTTATCTACGAAGCAATAGACAAACGCATCAACGAATTAATAGGGAAAACAAAATACAATTGCAAATATGTTGTTGCAATTGGTGCAGTACTTATCAATAGTGATAGTGATATGGGTTCATTTGCTCAAACAAAAAACTTTAAGGTAACTAATGTAGCAACAGGCGAACAGAAAGACTATACACACTATCTCAAAGAATGATATAGCTGTACACAAATATTTTCTTGTTCAGTCATTAATGATTTGTCTGCTTTCTTTTTGTCGTTATAGCCTATTAAGTGTAAAAAGCCGTGCGCCATTACTCTTAATAGTTCGTCCATTTCAGAAGCATTAAATTTAATTGCATTCTCGACTATTCTATCAATACTAATATAGATTTCGCCATTTATAGATGTAGCATGCTCTGCTAAGTTGAATGTGATAATATCAGTGTATGTATCATGTTGTAGAAACTGCATATTTATTTCAAGTAGTTGCTCATCACTAAGGAAAATGTATTGTAGTGAGTCAATTTTTTGATGGTAATGTTGTTCTAATGTCTTAAACCACTTTTTAATACTTATAGATTTAAAGTACTTAGGCTTGGCAACTTCATCAAAATAAAATGAAACATGCATTGTATTAGTTTTCTGCTACTACTTCTTGTACTTCAGGTACAAATCTTTTCATAATATTTTCTATACCTTGTTTTAGTGTAATTGTAGATGAAGGACAACCACTACATGAACCTTGCAATTGTAAAGTCAATTTGCCATCTTGAAAACTAACGAATGAAATATTGCCACCATCCAT carries:
- the pyk gene encoding pyruvate kinase, translating into MINKSRKTKIVATVGPACSDIDNLEALMHAGVNVFRLNFSHGNHKQHLAVIQNIHALNKKLQLNIGILADLQGPKLRIGVIENNGITLNENDTIKVSSEDVIGNKDIISVTYENLSNDIKVGESILIDDGKIELKVTKILNAKTIECTVVFGGILSSKKGFNLPDTKISIPSLTEKDMEDVAFILQHQIDWIALSFVRKASDITELKTYLNDRQSTAKIIAKIEKPEAIKDLDNIIIASDAVMIARGDLAVEVPMEEMPIIQKNIIEKCIYHAKPVIIATQVMESMIEMPRPTRAEITDVANGVFDGADAMMLSAETSVGKYPIKVIQTMDKIIRKTEEQHKIYFKNLLPNKNSVSFLSDAICYNACSIAEDVEAKALLGMSYSGYTAFMLASYRPMSNIYIFTSNQNLINQLSLVWGVEAFYYDNFETTDKSIRDIIGLLKSIDKLKPEDIVINTASMPIKGRGRTNMIKISIVD
- a CDS encoding IPExxxVDY family protein — its product is MIKKNKNIIDSISFNFNIWGINSPLEDYRLCWLLNKILDWKLKRVDDIAFYQQKEKRYINFNAYKYVNELDFYTIEIIKNKHDGNILIPEMKNFDYIFLFQGEEDYFNKDEITQVLKQIKGIQSIFEIDIENIKTKYNLLMRHFNDKQK
- the dusB gene encoding tRNA dihydrouridine synthase DusB, with protein sequence MVKIDNIELGEFPIILAPMEDVSDPPFRYVCKQYGADLMYTEFISSEGLIRHAKKSIQKLDIFDYEKPIGIQMFGGEEDAMVQSARIIEEVQPDLIDINYGCPVNKVVCKMAGAGILQDIPKMIRLTEQVVKTTNLPVTVKTRLGWDDNSKNIVEVAERLQDIGIKALSIHGRTRKQMYKGEADWTLIGAVKNNPRMHIPIFGNGDIDSPQKALDYKNKYGVDGIMIGRAAIGAPWIFNQIKEFIFNKNIIATPQIDERINVIKTHLEKSIEWKGETLGILEMRQHYSNYLKGLQHIKPYRTQLVTLQQKEAIFEVLDEILYHYSTSEEQLVSD
- a CDS encoding multidrug transporter, which produces MHTGKRFSPLVFFKWSLQDTIVLILIATIPTILYYFGQTYVALPWQPIALLGTALSFIVGFKNNASYGRVWEARQIYGGIINDSRSFGYTLRDSLGKNNINTTKEMFYRHFAWLTALRFQLREQRSWENTNNKRSNRKYMEKTYKVPEWESNIEVELRKYLDVEQLKYILSKKNRATQLIALQSKNIAKLKNDGIINDFQWSELQNSITKLIDDQGKAERIKNFPYPRNFASIATYLMFVFVILLPFGLIDAFNKIGEGTFLEGYTIWLNIPISAIVTWCFHTLDTIGESSVNPFEGGANDIPITQISRMIEIDMRDMLDEINLPAPIVPMNEILL
- a CDS encoding mechanosensitive ion channel is translated as MEEIKKIAEYSGNYITCGTIIIVTFIIAFIIKKYMNEKVVEKATRHQIDATSFVFLNHLIISIVYFLGFGWALLLLPITHTFAHSLFAGAGASTLILGFASQNLFTNLISGVFLVINRPFKIGDNVEFQGITGKVVEINLNAAIIEDKDGNRNIIPSSLIINDKIKIIKNA
- the ybeY gene encoding rRNA maturation RNase YbeY; translation: MHVSFYFDEVAKPKYFKSISIKKWFKTLEQHYHQKIDSLQYIFLSDEQLLEINMQFLQHDTYTDIITFNLAEHATSINGEIYISIDRIVENAIKFNASEMDELLRVMAHGFLHLIGYNDKKKADKSLMTEQENICVQLYHSLR